One stretch of Scyliorhinus canicula chromosome 7, sScyCan1.1, whole genome shotgun sequence DNA includes these proteins:
- the stx16 gene encoding syntaxin-16 isoform X4, with translation MATRSLTDAYVLMRNRAAQSRQLLAEQIADDRMALVSGISLDPEAAIGVTKRQPPKWVDGVEQIQFDITRIKQKMKELAGLHDKYLNRPTLDDSSEEEHAIEITTQEITQMFHRCQRSVQSLQGRWRSCTEQEERVLRNVISSLAQALQDLSTIFRHAQSSYLKRLKNREERSKHFFDTSVPLIDDGEDNNLYDKGFTNDQLLLVEENTLMVEEREKEIRQIVQSIADLNEIFRELASMIVEQGTILDRIDYNVEQSCMKTEEGLQQLQKAEQYQKKNRKMLVILILFVIVVVLIIVLIGVKSR, from the exons ATTGCCGACGATCGCATGGCATTGGTGTCCGGGATCAGCCTGGATCCAGAAGCTGCCATTGGCGTCACCAAAAGACAGCCTCCGAAATGGGTGGATGGAGTGGAGCAG ATTCAGTTTGACATCACCAGAATAAAACAGAAGATGAAGGAACTGGCTGGTTTGCATGACAAGTATCTGAACCGGCCGACACTGGATGACAGTAGTGAGGAGGAGCATGCAATAGAAATCACCACACAGGAAATAACACAG ATGTTCCACAGGTGTCAGCGATCAGTGCAGAGCCTGCAGGGAAGATGGCGCAGCTGTACTGAGCAGGAAGAACGGGTCCTTCGAAACGTCATCTCCTCTCTAGCGCAAGCTCTTCAAGACCTGTCAACCATTTTTCGACATGCCCAGTCCAGCTATCTTAAAC GTTTGAAGAACAGAGAGGAAAGATCCAAACACTTTTTTGACACATCGGTGCCACTAATCGATGATGGTGAAGACAACAACCTTTATGACAAG GGTTTTACGAATGATCAGTTGCTGCTGGTGGAAGAGAACACTCTGATGGTGGAAGAACGAGAGAAGGAGATCCGACAGATAGTGCAGTCAATCGCGGACTTGAATGAAATCTTCAGAGAGCTGGCCAGCATGATAGTGGAGCAG GGGACCATTTTGGACCGGATTGATTACAATGTCGAACAATCTTGTATGAAAACAGAAGAGGGCTTGCAGCAGTTACAGAAG GCAGAGCAGTACCAGAAGAAGAATCGAAAGATGTTGGTCATTCTGATTTTGTTTGTGATAGTTGTGGTTCTCATTATCGTGTTAATAGGAGTCAAATCAAGATGA
- the stx16 gene encoding syntaxin-16 isoform X3 encodes MATRSLTDAYVLMRNRAAQSRQLLAEQELDEIADDRMALVSGISLDPEAAIGVTKRQPPKWVDGVEQIQFDITRIKQKMKELAGLHDKYLNRPTLDDSSEEEHAIEITTQEITQMFHRCQRSVQSLQGRWRSCTEQEERVLRNVISSLAQALQDLSTIFRHAQSSYLKRLKNREERSKHFFDTSVPLIDDGEDNNLYDKGFTNDQLLLVEENTLMVEEREKEIRQIVQSIADLNEIFRELASMIVEQGTILDRIDYNVEQSCMKTEEGLQQLQKAEQYQKKNRKMLVILILFVIVVVLIIVLIGVKSR; translated from the exons ATTGCCGACGATCGCATGGCATTGGTGTCCGGGATCAGCCTGGATCCAGAAGCTGCCATTGGCGTCACCAAAAGACAGCCTCCGAAATGGGTGGATGGAGTGGAGCAG ATTCAGTTTGACATCACCAGAATAAAACAGAAGATGAAGGAACTGGCTGGTTTGCATGACAAGTATCTGAACCGGCCGACACTGGATGACAGTAGTGAGGAGGAGCATGCAATAGAAATCACCACACAGGAAATAACACAG ATGTTCCACAGGTGTCAGCGATCAGTGCAGAGCCTGCAGGGAAGATGGCGCAGCTGTACTGAGCAGGAAGAACGGGTCCTTCGAAACGTCATCTCCTCTCTAGCGCAAGCTCTTCAAGACCTGTCAACCATTTTTCGACATGCCCAGTCCAGCTATCTTAAAC GTTTGAAGAACAGAGAGGAAAGATCCAAACACTTTTTTGACACATCGGTGCCACTAATCGATGATGGTGAAGACAACAACCTTTATGACAAG GGTTTTACGAATGATCAGTTGCTGCTGGTGGAAGAGAACACTCTGATGGTGGAAGAACGAGAGAAGGAGATCCGACAGATAGTGCAGTCAATCGCGGACTTGAATGAAATCTTCAGAGAGCTGGCCAGCATGATAGTGGAGCAG GGGACCATTTTGGACCGGATTGATTACAATGTCGAACAATCTTGTATGAAAACAGAAGAGGGCTTGCAGCAGTTACAGAAG GCAGAGCAGTACCAGAAGAAGAATCGAAAGATGTTGGTCATTCTGATTTTGTTTGTGATAGTTGTGGTTCTCATTATCGTGTTAATAGGAGTCAAATCAAGATGA